A single genomic interval of Camelina sativa cultivar DH55 chromosome 11, Cs, whole genome shotgun sequence harbors:
- the LOC104722110 gene encoding uncharacterized protein LOC104722110, whose amino-acid sequence MEQKSVLFSALGVGVGLGIGLASGQSLGKWANGSISAEDGLTGEKIEQELVRQIVDGRQSSVTFDEFPYYLSEKTRLLLTSAAYVHLKQFDISKHTRNLAPGSKAILLSGPAESYQQMLAKALAHYFESKLLLLDITDFSIKIQSKYGCVKKETSHKRSISEMTLDKMYNLMGSLSMLSQREETRGTLRRITSGNDLHSRGFDVTSHPPRLKRNASAASDMSSISSRSATSASASGKRSANLCFDERLFLQSLYKVLVSVSETNPIIIYLRDVEKLCQSERFFKLFQRLLTKLSGPVLVLGSRLLEPEDDCQEVGESISTLFPYNIEIRPPEDESQLMSWKTRFEDDMKVIQFQDNRNHIAEVLAANDLECDDLGSICHADTMFLSSHIEEIVVSAISYHLMHNKEPEYKNGRLVISSNSLSHGLGILQEGNRCFEESLKLDANTDTKVQGEESEGIVKSESKSETAAPENKNESTPKNECPMPPKAPVNEVAPDNEFEKRIRPEVIPANEIGVTFADIGSLDETKESLQELVMLPLRRPDLFKGGLLKPCRGILLFGPPGTGKTMMAKAIANEAGASFINVSMSTITSKWFGEDEKNVRALFTLAAKVSPTIIFVDEVDSMLGQRTRVGEHEAMRKIKNEFMTHWDGLMSDSGDRILVLAATNRPFDLDEAIIRRFERRIMVGLPSIESREKILRTLLSKEKTENLDFQELAQMTDGYSGSDLKNFCTTAAYRPVRELIKQECLKDQERKKRGEEAEKSNEEVSEAKEEVSEERIIKLRPLSMEDMKVAKSQVAASFAAEGAGMNELKQWNELYGEGGSRKKEQLSYFL is encoded by the exons TGAGAAAACTCGGCTTTTATTGACAAGTGCAGCTTATGTTCACCTAAAGCAGTTTGATATCTCGAAGCACACACGTAATCTTGCACCTGGAAGTAAGGCCATTCTTCTGTCTGGACCTGCTG AATCCTATCAGCAAATGCTTGCAAAAGCATTGGCTCATTACTTTGAATCGAAACTACTACTACTTGATATAACCGACTTCTCTATTAAG ATACAGAGCAAGTACGGATGCGTCAAGAAGGAAACT TCTCACAAGAGGTCTATTTCTGAGATGACATTGGACAAAATGTACAATTTGATGGGTTCTCTATCAATGCTCTcccagagagaagaaacaagag GGACCTTGCGTAGGATCACAAGTGGCAACGATCTTCATTCCAG GGGCTTTGACGTTACAAGTCATCCTCCGCGACTCAAGCGGAATGCTTCTGCTGCTTCTGATATGAGTAGCATATCTTCCCGTTCGGCAACTTCTGCTTCAG CTTCAGGCAAACGTAGTGCAAACTTATGCTTTGATGAGAGACTTTTCCTTCAGTCACTTTACAAG GTCTTGGTTTCGGTTTCTGAAACCAATCCTATAATAATATACCTGAGGGACGTTGAGAAGCTTTGTCAATCAGAAAGGTTCTTTAAGTTGTTCCAGAGGCTCTTGACTAAGCTATCTGGCCCTGTTTTGGTTCTCGGCTCAAGACTATTGGAACCCGAAGATGACTGTCAAGAAGTAGGAGAAAGCATTTCTACTTTGTTTCCTTACAACATCGAGATCAGACCACCAGAGGATGAATCTCAACTCATGAGCtggaaaacaagatttgaaGATGACATGAAAGTGATACAGTTTCAGGACAACAGGAACCATATAGCGGAGGTTCTTGCTGCTAACGATCTTGAGTGTGATGACTTAGGTTCCATTTGCCATGCAGATACCATGTTCCTAAGCAGTCACATTGAGGAAATTGTGGTTTCTGCAATCTCTTACCATTTGATGCACAACAAAGAACCCGAATACAAAAATGGGAGGCTTGTAATATCTTCCAATAG TTTGTCCCATGGACTGGGTATATTACAGGAAGGTAACAGATGCTTTGAGGAATCCTTGAAGCTGGACGCAAACACTGACACCAAG GTGCAGGGAGAAGAAAGTGAAGGAATAGTAAAGAGTGAGTCGAAATCTGAGACAGCTGCTCCGGAAAACAAAAATGAGTCAACTCCCAAAAATGAATGTCCCATGCCTCCAAAAGCACCTGTAAAT GAGGTGGCTCCTGATAATGAATTCGAGAAGCGCATAAGACCAGAGGTTATCCCAGCAAATGAGATTGGTGTGACTTTTGCTGATATAGGCTCACTGGATGAAACCAAAGAATCACTTCAAGAGCTTGTTATGCTTCCTCTCCGTAGGCCTGACCTGTTCAAAGGTGGCCTTTTAAAGCCCTGCAGAGGAATCCTCCTCTTTGGACCACCTGGTACTGGGAAAACGATGATGGCAAAAGCCATTGCGAATGAAGCTGGAGCTAGTTTCATAAACGTGTCAATGTCCACAATCACTTCAAAATGGTTTGGAGAAGACGAGAAGAACGTGAGAGCTTTGTTCACCCTTGCAGCCAAAGTGTCTCCGACTATAATATTTGTGGATGAAGTGGATAGCATGCTGGGACAGAGGACAAGAGTTGGAGAGCATGAAGCTATGAGGAAGATTAAAAATGAGTTCATGACACATTGGGATGGGCTAATGTCGGATTCAG GTGACCGCATTCTCGTTCTTGCAGCAACAAACAGGCCGTTTGATCTGGATGAAGCCATCATCAGGAGGTTTGAGCGAAG AATCATGGTGGGTCTTCCATCGATTGAGAGCAGAGAGAAGATTTTAAGAACCTTAttatcaaaagagaaaacagagaatcttGATTTCCAGGAGCTTGCGCAGATGACAGATGGCTATAGTGGAAGTGATCTCAAG AACTTTTGCACAACAGCTGCATATAGACCGGTGAGGGAGCTGATAAAGCAGGAGTGCTTGAAAGACCAG gagaggaagaagagaggagaggaaGCAGAGAAGAGTAATGAAGAGGTTtctgaagcaaaagaagaagtgTCTGAGGAGAGAATCATAAAGTTGAGACCTTTGAGCATGGAAGATATGAAAGTAGCTAAAAGCCAG GTTGCTGCTAGCTTTGCAGCAGAAGGAGCAGGAATGAACGAACTGAAGCAGTGGAACGAATTGTATGGAGAAGGAGGATCCAGGAAGAAGGAACAACTCTCTTACTTCCTTTAA
- the LOC104722109 gene encoding pentatricopeptide repeat-containing protein At4g28010 encodes MRFLKSAAAGELFRRDELVLRQLLNPRLFSNHVNPFSEIETKLRSVCEEGSTPQIKNAVSVFQQAVNSGGSLVFAGNNLMTTLVRSRNHELAFSIHRKMLETDTFINFVSLSGLLECFVQMHKTGFAFGVLALMLKRGFAFNVYNLNIILKGLCKNLEYGRAVSLLREMRGNSLMPDVVSYNTVIRGLCEGKELEKGLQLANEMQGSGCSWSLVTWGILINAFCKAGKMEEAIGLLEEMKRMGLEADLVVYTSLIRGFCDCGELDKGKALFDEVLERGDSPCAITYNTLIRGFCQLGQLKEASQMFEFMMERGVRPNVYTYTGLIDGLCGVGKTKEALQLLNLMIEKGEEPNVVTYNIIVNKLCKDSLVADALEIVELMKKRRTRPDNITYNSLLVGLCAKGDLDEASKLLYLMLKDSNYADPDVVSFNALIHGLCKENRFQQAFDIYDLLVEKLGAGDIVTTNILLNFTFKSGDVSKAMELWKQISDSKIIPTSDTYTTMIDGLCKSGMLNIAKGLLCKMRVSRLQPSVFDYNCLLSSLCKEGSLDQAWRLFEEMQRDESFPDVVSFNIMIDGSLQAGDTMSAESLLVGMSHAGLSPDLYTYSKLINRFLKLGYLDEAISFFDKMVESGFEPGAHICDSVLKYCISQGETDELKELVKKLVEKDIVLDKELTCTVMEYMCGSSANMDLAKRLLTGADDKEEGKSGAHNHAQLC; translated from the coding sequence ATGAGATTTTTGAAATCGGCGGCGGCCGGTGAGCTATTCCGACGTGATGAGCTCGTACTAAGGCAGCTCTTGAACCCTCGTTTGTTTTCTAACCACGTCAATCCATTCTCTGAAATCGAAACCAAATTAAGATCGGTATGTGAGGAGGGTTCAACTCCTCAGATTAAGAATGCAGTTTCAGTTTTCCAGCAAGCAGTGAACTCCGGTGGCTCCCTCGTGTTCGCCGGAAATAATCTCATGACAACGCTGGTACGCTCTAGAAACCACGAACTAGCGTTTTCCATTCACCGCAAGATGCTTGAGACTGATACTTTCATCAATTTCGTGTCGCTGAGTGGGTTGCTTGAATGTTTTGTGCAAATGCATAAGACCGGGTTTGCGTTCGGGGTTCTTGCGTTGATGCTAAAGCGGGGGTTTGCTTTCAATGTGTACAATCTTAATATCATCTTAAAGGGTTTATGTAAGAATCTGGAATATGGTAGAGCTGTTAGTTTACTTAGAGAAATGAGAGGAAACTCTCTGATGCCTGATGTTGTTAGCTACAACACTGTTATTAGAGGTCTCTGCGAGGGTAAAGAATTGGAGAAAGGATTGCAGTTAGCTAATGAAATGCAAGGCAGTGGCTGTTCATGGAGTTTGGTGACTTGGGGGATTCTGATTAATGCATTTTGCAAGGCTGGTAAGATGGAAGAGGCAATAGGTTTGCTGGAAGAAATGAAACGTATGGGTTTAGAAGCAGATCTTGTTGTGTATACTTCACTGATTCGAGGGTTCTGTGATTGTGGTGAGTTAGATAAAGGGAAGGCACTCTTCGATGAGGTTCTGGAAAGAGGAGATTCTCCCTGTGCGATTACATATAACACTCTTATTCGAGGTTTTTGTCAGTTAGGACAGTTGAAAGAAGCCTCACAGATGTTTGAGTTTATGATGGAGCGTGGAGTTCGTCCAAATGTTTACACTTACACTGGCCTTATTGATGGCCTTTGCGGAGTAGGTAAGACTAAGGAAGCCCTCCAACTTTTGAATCTGATGATAGAGAAGGGTGAAGAACCTAATGTTGTGACGTATAACATTATTGTTAACAAGCTGTGCAAGGACAGCCTTGTGGCGGATGCTTTAGAGATTGTTGAGTTAATGAAGAAGAGGCGTACAAGACCTGATAACATAACATACAATAGTTTACTGGTAGGACTCTGTGCCAAAGGTGACCTAGACGAAGCAAGTAAGCTTCTATATTTAATGCTGAAAGATAGTAATTATGCGGATCCAGATGTTGTATCATTCAATGCACTAATCCACGGGCTGTGCAAGGAAAACCGTTTCCAACAAGCTTTCGATATTTATGATTTGCTGGTTGAGAAATTGGGTGCTGGAGATATAGTAACCACTAATATATTGCTTAATTTCACTTTCAAGTCTGGAGATGTAAGTAAGGCAATGGAACTTTGGAAACAGATATCTGATTCCAAAATTATTCCGACCTCAGATACCTATACTACTATGATTGATGGGCTTTGCAAAAGTGGCATGCTTAATATCGCTAAAGGATTGCTTTGCAAAATGAGAGTGTCTAGGCTACAGCCTAGTGTTTTCGACTACAACTGTCTACTGTCATCATTATGCAAAGAGGGAAGTTTAGACCAGGCATGGAGATTATTTGAGGAGATGCAGCGTGATGAAAGTTTTCCAGACGTTGTTTCTTTCAATATTATGATTGATGGAAGTCTTCAAGCAGGGGATACTATGTCTGCAGAATCACTTCTTGTGGGGATGTCTCATGCTGGTCTTTCCCCTGACTTATATACTTATTCGAAGTTGATAAATAGGTTCCTAAAACTTGGATATTTAGACGAAGCTATCAGCTTCTTTGACAAAATGGTTGAGAGCGGCTTTGAACCTGGTGCTCATATTTGCGATTCTGTGTTGAAGTATTGTATTTCACAGGGAGAAACAGACGAGTTGAAGGAACTTGTAAAAAAACTGGTGGAGAAAGATATTGTCCTCGACAAAGAACTTACATGTACGGTCATGGAATACATGTGTGGCAGCTCAGCAAACATGGATCTTGCAAAACGGTTGCTAACAGGAGCAGATGATAAAGAGGAAGGGAAAAGTGGGGCACATAACCATGCTCAGTTGTGCTAA